The Dioscorea cayenensis subsp. rotundata cultivar TDr96_F1 chromosome 7, TDr96_F1_v2_PseudoChromosome.rev07_lg8_w22 25.fasta, whole genome shotgun sequence genome includes a region encoding these proteins:
- the LOC120265006 gene encoding sugar transporter ERD6-like 16: protein MLHEQDFLESLGTILMGSYSVRSTIIGAILMDKSGRRPLLMVGETGDSIGCFMAATSFYLKGNGLYAEWVPMFALCGILVYMGSFSIGMGAVPWVIMSEIFPINVKGIGGSLVTLVNWFGSWAISYTFNFLMDWSSAGNFYLFLGVCAVTVLFVARVVPETKGRTLEEIQASMSSQI from the exons ATGCTTCATGAACAGGATTTTCTGGAAAGCCTTGGTACTATTTTGATGGGTTCCTATTCAG TTCGATCCACAATAATCGGCGCAATCTTAATGGATAAGAGTGGCAGAAGACCACTTCTAATGGTAGGAGAA ACTGGAGATTCTATAGGCTGCTTTATGGCTGCGACATCATTCTATTTGAAG GGAAATGGACTATATGCCGAGTGGGTACCAATGTTTGCTCTTTGCGGCATTCTG GTATATATGGGCTCATTCTCGATCGGAATGGGAGCTGTCCCTTGGGTTATAATGTCAGAG ATATTCCCAATCAATGTGAAAGGAATTGGTGGCAGTCTAGTGACTCTTGTCAACTGGTTTGGTTCATGGGCAATTTCCTACACTTTCAATTTCCTCATGGATTGGAGCTCAGCAGGTA atttttatctttttctggGAGTCTGTGCAGTAACAGTTTTGTTTGTCGCAAGAGTAGTGCCAGAAACTAAAGGCCGAACATTGGAAGAGATTCAAGCATCAATGAGTTCTCAAATATGA